The genomic window TGTCGGTGCCCCGATTTTCATCTATTTACTCAAGAAGAACTGGTAGCTGTAGTTCGGAGACGGAAACGGCGGGTTTCACAACAGTCGTGCGGAAGTCCGTCTGATTGAACGGCAACTCGTATCGATTCAGCGGAGAGCAGATATTGCCAGTGATCTCAAGAATACCAATGCTGATGGAGTGCTCGGTCAATGTGTAGCACACAGATGACACAGAACGGGCACGAGATTGTCACAGATCGATCATCCGTGGAGATCTCACAATAGCATTGATTTCAGTGTGCCATTCTTTGATCTTGATCAGCATTCTCTCGTATTCAACGACTCTTGAGATAGATTCTAGAACGGTGATGCATCATCAGGACTGATCAAATCTTTCCTGTTCTTCAACTTCCCCTGAAGAGGAGATCATTTCCACGGGGCAGGGGGGAAGCGAGCGGAGGAACAGTTGTCCATAGCGTTTCGAAACAACCCTCGAATCGAGTATCGTAATGACACCCCTGTCGGAAGTTGAGCGAATCAAACGCCCCGCGCCTTGCCGGAACTTGATGACAGCTTCAGGAAGTGTGAAGTCCATGAACGGGTTGCCGCCGTTCTGAGTGATGAATTCCGTTCTCGATTCGATGAGCGGGTGATCGGGCACGGCGAACGGCAGCCGCGTGATGATGACGTGCTCGAGTGCTTCCCCGGGAACATCGACCCCCATCCAGAAACTGTCCAGTCCGAACAGAACCGAATTCACATCCCGTTTGAATTCCTCCAGCAGATCGTACCGAGAAGGTCCGCTTCCCTGAACGAGGAGTTGCAGCCCTTCCTGGTGGAATGATCCACGGAGAGCGTGCGCCGTCCGTTTCATCAGCGCTGTGCTTGTAAAGAGGACGAGGGCTTTCCCGCCGCTTCTGAGGACGCTGGAGAGAATCCAGTCGGACAGTTCCCCCTCGTACGTTGCCGCATCCGGAGGCGGGATGTCTCCGGCGATCACCACTTTCATCTGCCTGCGGAAGTTGAACGGAGTATCGAGGATGACTGTTTCCGCAGGCCTTGCGCCGAGGCGGTTCTGGATGTAGGCCAGGGAGCCGGCCACGGCGAGTGTCGCGCTCGTCAGAATCACAGATGTGTTTTCGCGAAACAACATCGGTCCGACGCTGGACGAGATATCTGTCGGCGCTGCGCAGAGTGTGACATTTTTGGAATTCTTTTCCGGAAGTTCGACCCAGTAAGTGAGGCCGGGATCGGGTTGGTCCAGAAATTCCCCGATCAGTACCTTCGCTTCCCAGAGCAAGCGGTGTGCGATAGCAAGCTCTTCTTTGCTCAGCGTGGAATTCTCGTCTGCGACGAGTTCTTTCACCAGATCCTGCAGCTGCTGGAGGGGCGGATCGGCAAGGTTCGCCACTAGGTGTGGGCTCCGCACGCGGACTGTGGAAGAAGAGGCTTTCATTCTACCGGCAGCGCCCACGATTGAGTCGAAGAACGCGCTCAGCCCGATTTCGGCCTCGATGCACAAATCCCGGGCGTATTTCTTCCTGATTTTTGAGAGCAGCCCTTTCTTTGTCCGGGGATTGTAGAGGCGGTGAATTGCATAGAGGACCTGTGCCCGAGAAAGGTCCTTGCCGATTCCCACACCGGCGACCGACTCCAGCGTATGGGCTTCATCGAAGATGACGAAGTCGTTGTCGTAGAGGAATCCCTCTCGCGGAGGTTGAGAAGTGAGCAGTGTGAAGAACAGAGCGTGGTTCATGACGATGAGGTTTGCCTCGCGGGCGCGGGCTTTCGCGCGCTGGAAGAAGCATCCCGTTCCGCATATTTTCTGACTGCAGGCCCCCTGCTCGGACCAAATCAGCTGACGGATTGTCTGGCTCAACGTGAACGGAAGCGAATCGAGGTCGCCGTCGCGTGTGGTTTCTGCCCATTCCCTCAAAAGTTCGAGCTCTGATGCCTCATCTTTCCCGAAGAGTTGCCGTTGGTGGTTTTGCGCATTCTCGAGACGTGTGGTGCAGAGGTAATTCTTGCGTCCTTTCAACAAGGCGGCGTTGAATTCAACCGGGAGAAGTGTTCGTGCTAGCTCGACGTCTTTTCGGAGCAATTGTTCCTGGAGATTCTTCGTGTGCGATGAGATGATCGCTTTGCGATCGCGCAGCACGGCGTGGAGAATTGCGGGAACGAGATAGGCCAGGCTCTTTCCCACTCCCGTCGGGGCCTCGACGATCAAATGGGATCGTGAATCGACTGCAGATGCAATGGCCGTAGCCATTTCGAGCTGTTGCGGTCTGAACTCGAATTCCGGCACCGAGCTGAGCGATCCGCCTTCGGAGAAGATCTTCCTGATATGTTCCTGGATTTCTTTCACAGCTGGAAAATACTGAAAATGCGCTCAAGATGTCGGTTGATCTGGATGCAGATGTGCTGTGAATTGGTGATCAAAACGCGCCTTGACTTGAGCTGAAAAGGGTTGTATATTATTAATCACACATCGCGGGGTGGAGCAATTGGAAGCTCGTCGGGCTCATAACCCGAAGGTTGCAGGTTCAAGTCCTGCCCCCGCTACTAAAAAAGGAAGCGCCCCGCTCGTCGGGGCGTTTCCTTTTTTGTGGGATGAGCAGAAATTCGAATTCAAGCTGAACGTTTTTTGTAAAGTCCCGAGCGACCCTCGTAAACGAACTGAGTGCGAGTCGAGGGGGAGTCGAAGGTGAGCCGAAGGGTCCTGATTACCCGCCGAAGTCCCGGAGGGATGTAGGCGGGCCGCCGTCCTTCGATCCCTCGGCTTCGTCTCAACATGGAACGTTTAGACTTCGCTCGGGATCGAACCCTGAGCGATCCCACAGCAATTTCCAAGAGGAGTCGAAGGGTTCGACTCGTCACATCAAGAAACGATGCGACTCGCTCAGGGCAGGCTACTCCAGGAATGCCGATCGACCAATGTTGATCGGCATTTCCTTTTCACGACAAGTTGCAGGCTGTTTCTCTTCAAGAGTCCAACGGGATCAGGGCTGCATCATGAACTATCAGATTAATATTTCCACCTGGCCTCAAGTTCTTGATTTGGAGAATCCGGGACAGAACGAGAGGAGCGATCCGAGCATTTGGGCTTTTGACCTGATAATTGGCACAGAACAAAAGTATCGATTTCAATTTGAATTTAGTATTTTACACCTGGATGGAGTTATGACGAGGCACAACCGATGGCAAAGGAGTGAATACAATGAATCTATCGTTGGCGCAAGAAAAAGCAAGTAGCGTTTATGAATTCATGAAAAGAGGAAACGCAGGATTGGTACGTGAGACTGCAAATGAAGTCGACCATGATCCTGCCAGTTGGGGTATGGATATCAATGATTGGGACTGGAATGCAGGAGTAGGGATGACTGCAATTTCGGACTACTATGAAAAGACGCACAATCCAGAAGTATTGGAGTACATGAAGAATTGGATTGCCAGGAACAAACACCAGTGTGCGAAGAAAGATCATGTCAACTATTTGACCCCGCTCGCCATCTATCCGGATATGTATTTGAGAACCAAGGAGCCGTACTATCGGGATACTGCGGTCGAGTACGCTGACTGGGTAATGTCAAATGCCGGGAGATCCAAGGATGGTGTGTTCTTTCACGGAGCGTCTGTTTCGGATGAGGTGTGGGCGGATACAGTTTTTATGGCTTTGGTATTTCTTTCACGTACGGCGAAACTCACAGCGAATATCAAAACAGCAGATCAGGTCATCAAGCAATTGCTTTCGCATCTGCAGCTTCTGCAGGATGAGAACACCGGGATTCTCTATCATGGATATCATTGTGTGGGAAACCATCATATGTCGGGTGCCCTCTGGACCAGGGGGAACTCATGGGTGGTGATTGGCGCTCCGATCATCATCGAGACCATACGTGATTTGGTGGAAGTGCCGAAAGAAATCAATACCAGATACAAACACCTGGTGGACGGTATTTTGAAATATCAGGCAGAGAATGGTCTATGGCACACCGTCATGAACAGACCCGATTTTTATCAGGAGACATCCGGCAGTGCCGGTGTTGCAGGAGGTATCATGAAAGCGGTACGTCTCCATCTGCTGGAGCCCGGCACCATGGCAAGTGCCCTCAAAGCCATGGAGGGAGTGATCACAAAAATCAATGCTGAAGGCGCAGTCGAAGGCGTTTCGGGAGGTACGCCGATCATGCCTACGATTGATGCGTACGGCAAACTGACCCGCTATCCGACGCTGTACGGGCAGGGCTTGACACTCCTGTTGTTGAGTGAATACATCTTTCAGGAAAAGGCTCGCACAAAACAAGGTTGAGGCATCGACTTGAGTTTCTCTGTACCCATTCGCATCGGCGTTCGTGCCCACGATTTCGGTCGCTTGCCGGCCGGCGAGCTTGCCGCGAAAATCGCGGCGAGCGATCTGGTCTGCGCACAGCTCGCACTCGGCAAGGCCATCGCCGGACTCAATTTGAAACCTGGCCTTCTAAATCCGGGTCTCGCGTTTGAAATCGGAAGGGCGTTTCAGGAACATGACGTCCAAATCGCGGTGCTCGGCTGCTACGTGAATCCGATTCACCCCGATCCCGCGACGCGGCAATCGCTGCTCGGACTTTTCAAGGAACACCTGCGCTACGCCCGCGATTTCGGGAACGGACTCGTCGCGCTCGAAACCGGTTCGGTCAACGCGGACTATTCACCTCATGCCGAGAACCACGGCGAGGCCGCCTTTCAACAATCGCTTGCGAGCATCGCAGAGCTTGTCGCTGAGGCTGAACACTTCGGCGTCATCGTCGGCATCGAGGCGGTCACATCGCACGTTGTCTCGACGCCGCAAAAGATGAGGCGGATGCTTGATAGCGTTGCGTCGAATAACCTGCAAGTGGTCTTCGATCCGGTGAACCTGCTTTCGCCCGACAATTATCACGAGCAGGAGCGGGTCATTGGCGAATCGCTAGAACTGTTCGGCGACCGGATTGCGGTCATTCATGCGAAAGATTTCGTTGTCGAACACGGCCAGTTCAAAAGTTCAAGTGCGGGTCTTGGAAAGCTGCGGCACGATCTGGTGATGAAATTTGCCGTTACACAAAAGCCAGGAATCAGCATCTTGTTGGAAGATACAAACGAGCAGGCGGCTGAGGGTAGCCGGCAATTCTTGCGGCAGGTTGCAGAACAATGGGGGTGAAATGCGTGAAGCTTGAAAGTCAGAAGAAGACCATCTGTCCCTCTGTTTGTGAACGGTTGCAGGTGTACAGCCGGGTACCACCCATACAACTCCCATAGTGCCTCGTTCCTTCTGAATTCCCCGTTTCTTACCTACTCGAGTCTGAGAACAACACCGCACCTGTTTCTCTTCACATCAATCAAGTGATGCAGCATCGCTGGCGTGTACATCGCTTCCTCTGGGAGAGGCAGGTGGAACGTATTGACCGTTTGCGTTGTTCAAAATGTAGGAATAGGATCATACCTATCTAAGGATAAACCTCGTTCTGTCCTCCGTAGTTGGTCCTCCTTATCCAACCTGATTCGCCGAAATTGTCACGAGAAAGAAGAAAGTGACGCCGAACAGTGAGCGCGGAATCATTGTCGGAGTAATATTCATTCTTTCGGCCACTGTATTGACTCCATACGGCGATTTCCGATAACGTGAAACAATCTCGTTCATATCGTTTCATTTCTCACGCCCACTAACCTAACGGGAGGTAATATCATGAACAAGACTCTTCTCGCCCTCTGCGGCCTCGTATTGCTCGCCGGCTGCACCGCGTCCCAATTCTCTATGTATAAACCAAAGAATGCCGTGACACACTGGAATATCACTGCAAGCCATGGGCCCCTCACCGGCAAGATCTCAATAGCCATCAATGATAGCGTAGTCGTGTCAGAGAAGCCCGCTGCTTTCGCCAACACGATTGATGCGAAGGGAACTTACCAAGGACACGAGGTGCATTTTTTCTCGACGTACAACAACGGAATCCTGGGAATATTTGGAGCTGGCTGGGAAACGACTGTTCTCGTTGACAACGAGCTGGCTGCACGCTTCACACTTTGAGGTCAAACTCTCGTCTTGTCCCGCTTGATACGTTTGACAAAACGAATGGTTCGAACGACACTTGATTCAGAACGCCAATGTCAGATGAAGGAGGATCCCTTGAATTCCACAAGAAGAACAGCGCTTGTTGCGGGCGTGCTCTACCTGCTCACGTTTGTCTCGATCCCGACACTCGCACTCTACGGTTCGATACGCGATCCAAACTACATCGTCGGCCCTGGGCCGGATACTGCAGTGATCATCGGCGGTATTCTTGAGATCATTGTGGCTCTCGCGGGCATCGGCACTGCGGTCGCGCTCTATCCGGTGCTGAAGAAACAGAACGAAGGGGTAGCGTTGGGCCTCGTCGGCTCCCGAGTCCTGGAAGCCGGCACCATCTTCGCTGGCGTCGCGTTCCTCCTGTCGGTCGTGACCTTGCGGCAGGCCGGAGCTGGTGCTGGTGCGTTGGTTACCGGCCACGCGCTGGTCGCCTTGTATGACCGGATATTCCTCATCGGACAAAGCTTCATGCCGGCCGTGAACGACCTGTTACTGGGTTTCCTGCTGTACCAGTCTCGCCTGGTGCCTCGAATCCTTTCGCTGATCGGATTAGTCGGAGGAGTCCTGCTTGTTGCCGGCGATGTCGCCGTGCTGTTTGGTCTGATCGGGCAACATGACCCCTCGACAGCGCTGGCCGCAATTCCGGTCGCGCTATTTGAGTTTTCGCTGGGCGTCTGGCTCATTGCTAAAGGGTTTAATACATCGGCGACGAACGAGCTCTTAAGCGCGGCATAGAAATGAATCATGGAAGGCAGAGGGTTGAATGCCCTCTCCGCCATCCATAGTGTTCAAAAAAGGAAGTGAGCATGACTTCTGATCCAAGACTTCGTAGAACGGAAATATTGGTGGCCTCCCTGTGGCTGGTCACAGCCATTGGCGCCATAGCTGGTGCTGTCCTGATCAATCCCGTAATAAATGTACCAGATTATCTGACCACGGTTTTTCCCAAAAGCGCAACCGTCATAAGCGGAATGCTCGGTTGGTTGATCAATGATATTGGCATTGTATTTATCGGGCTTCTGATGTTTCCGATTTTGAAGAGGCAGAGCGAAAGCATGGCTCTCGGGTATTTGAGTATGAGAATATTCGAGTCCATACTGATGATTGTCGGCGTATTCTTCGCACTGTTGCTCATACCGCTAAGCCAGGAATTCATCAGGGCAGGAGCGAGAGACGTCAGCTCGTATCAAGCAATAGGCTCGGTGCTCAAACAGGCAGAAAATTGGTTCCTGAACATCCTCCAATTAATTTTCCTGGGCCTGGGCGGTATTATTCTTACAACCATTCTGTATCAAACAAAACTCGTTCCGCGGTTTATTTCCGTTGTCGGTATTGTTGGATATGCCGTGTTGTTACCAGCCGCGATACTTGCCTTATTTGGTGTGATTGATCCCACGCCCGGCGGTTCAGCATCGATAGTGGCTGTTCCCGTCGCGACCTTTGAAATCATCCTTATGCCGGTATGGTTGTTTGCAAAAGGATTCAACGTATCTGCAATCGCTTCGACTCCTGCGAGAATAGTCCCAACCTCTGGAGAAACCAACAGCTGACCATGAAAGAAGAAAGTGGAAGCATCGATCCATATAGAACGACAGCAAGAATCGTAGGGGCGGTGTACCTCGCTGGGTTCGTTGTAGGCATTGTGGGGAATACACTCATCCAATCCATTCTTGGCGCGCCGATTCACCTTTCAACAGTTTCCGCGCACAGCATGACGTTGGCAATCGGCGCGGTGCTCTGGCTGATGGCCGTCGCCGGCGATGTTGCTCACGGTGTCCTGATGTTCCCGGTCCTGAAGCAACACAACGAGCGCATAGCGGTCGGATACCTCAGTTTTAGGATCATCGACGCCGTATTCATTGCCGTCATGGTTCTCTTCATGCTTCTTCAGATACCACTGGGGAGGGAGTACCTGAAAGCAGCGGCCGCCGAGGCCCATCATCTTCAAGCCCTGAGCAATGTTTCCGTGCAGGCGAGCCTGTATGCCTACGATATCGCCATGAGCGTTCTTGGGATAGCTGGTTTGATGCTTTGCTACACATTCTACAGGACAAAGTTGATTCCCCGTTGGATAGCCGTCTGGGGCCTCGCTGGATACGCGATCATTTTTT from Ignavibacteriales bacterium includes these protein-coding regions:
- a CDS encoding DEAD/DEAH box helicase, whose protein sequence is MKEIQEHIRKIFSEGGSLSSVPEFEFRPQQLEMATAIASAVDSRSHLIVEAPTGVGKSLAYLVPAILHAVLRDRKAIISSHTKNLQEQLLRKDVELARTLLPVEFNAALLKGRKNYLCTTRLENAQNHQRQLFGKDEASELELLREWAETTRDGDLDSLPFTLSQTIRQLIWSEQGACSQKICGTGCFFQRAKARAREANLIVMNHALFFTLLTSQPPREGFLYDNDFVIFDEAHTLESVAGVGIGKDLSRAQVLYAIHRLYNPRTKKGLLSKIRKKYARDLCIEAEIGLSAFFDSIVGAAGRMKASSSTVRVRSPHLVANLADPPLQQLQDLVKELVADENSTLSKEELAIAHRLLWEAKVLIGEFLDQPDPGLTYWVELPEKNSKNVTLCAAPTDISSSVGPMLFRENTSVILTSATLAVAGSLAYIQNRLGARPAETVILDTPFNFRRQMKVVIAGDIPPPDAATYEGELSDWILSSVLRSGGKALVLFTSTALMKRTAHALRGSFHQEGLQLLVQGSGPSRYDLLEEFKRDVNSVLFGLDSFWMGVDVPGEALEHVIITRLPFAVPDHPLIESRTEFITQNGGNPFMDFTLPEAVIKFRQGAGRLIRSTSDRGVITILDSRVVSKRYGQLFLRSLPPCPVEMISSSGEVEEQERFDQS
- a CDS encoding glycoside hydrolase family 88 protein, with amino-acid sequence MNLSLAQEKASSVYEFMKRGNAGLVRETANEVDHDPASWGMDINDWDWNAGVGMTAISDYYEKTHNPEVLEYMKNWIARNKHQCAKKDHVNYLTPLAIYPDMYLRTKEPYYRDTAVEYADWVMSNAGRSKDGVFFHGASVSDEVWADTVFMALVFLSRTAKLTANIKTADQVIKQLLSHLQLLQDENTGILYHGYHCVGNHHMSGALWTRGNSWVVIGAPIIIETIRDLVEVPKEINTRYKHLVDGILKYQAENGLWHTVMNRPDFYQETSGSAGVAGGIMKAVRLHLLEPGTMASALKAMEGVITKINAEGAVEGVSGGTPIMPTIDAYGKLTRYPTLYGQGLTLLLLSEYIFQEKARTKQG
- a CDS encoding sugar phosphate isomerase/epimerase — its product is MSFSVPIRIGVRAHDFGRLPAGELAAKIAASDLVCAQLALGKAIAGLNLKPGLLNPGLAFEIGRAFQEHDVQIAVLGCYVNPIHPDPATRQSLLGLFKEHLRYARDFGNGLVALETGSVNADYSPHAENHGEAAFQQSLASIAELVAEAEHFGVIVGIEAVTSHVVSTPQKMRRMLDSVASNNLQVVFDPVNLLSPDNYHEQERVIGESLELFGDRIAVIHAKDFVVEHGQFKSSSAGLGKLRHDLVMKFAVTQKPGISILLEDTNEQAAEGSRQFLRQVAEQWG
- a CDS encoding DUF4386 domain-containing protein, translating into MNSTRRTALVAGVLYLLTFVSIPTLALYGSIRDPNYIVGPGPDTAVIIGGILEIIVALAGIGTAVALYPVLKKQNEGVALGLVGSRVLEAGTIFAGVAFLLSVVTLRQAGAGAGALVTGHALVALYDRIFLIGQSFMPAVNDLLLGFLLYQSRLVPRILSLIGLVGGVLLVAGDVAVLFGLIGQHDPSTALAAIPVALFEFSLGVWLIAKGFNTSATNELLSAA
- a CDS encoding DUF4386 domain-containing protein — protein: MTSDPRLRRTEILVASLWLVTAIGAIAGAVLINPVINVPDYLTTVFPKSATVISGMLGWLINDIGIVFIGLLMFPILKRQSESMALGYLSMRIFESILMIVGVFFALLLIPLSQEFIRAGARDVSSYQAIGSVLKQAENWFLNILQLIFLGLGGIILTTILYQTKLVPRFISVVGIVGYAVLLPAAILALFGVIDPTPGGSASIVAVPVATFEIILMPVWLFAKGFNVSAIASTPARIVPTSGETNS
- a CDS encoding DUF4386 domain-containing protein, which encodes MKEESGSIDPYRTTARIVGAVYLAGFVVGIVGNTLIQSILGAPIHLSTVSAHSMTLAIGAVLWLMAVAGDVAHGVLMFPVLKQHNERIAVGYLSFRIIDAVFIAVMVLFMLLQIPLGREYLKAAAAEAHHLQALSNVSVQASLYAYDIAMSVLGIAGLMLCYTFYRTKLIPRWIAVWGLAGYAIIFFGMVSEIMGSGLGLVSSIPGGLWEVFVGVWLIFRGFYSTAIAS